One part of the Anaerolineales bacterium genome encodes these proteins:
- a CDS encoding acyl-CoA dehydrogenase, producing the protein MAVSPSYITEEHEMLRQAARDFAQKEIVPIAAEHDESGEFPLATIRKMGQMGFMGIEVPEDYGGAGMDTLAYVLALEEICKADAAHGTVMSVNNSLFCHGIMKFGTEEQKQKYVRGVATGEKIGAYSLTEPMSGSDAATMRSRAVKDGDHYVINGRKSWVTSAPVADYILLFTMTDPDKGAKGISAFLVDTDQPGFTRGKAEPKLGIRASATSEIVFDNYRAPASSLLGKEGDGFKIAMTVLDAGRIGIAAQALGIAEAAYEASVAYVREREAFGAKIGEFQGTSFKIADMKTRIEAARGLIHNAALAKEHSKESGGRYTLEASMAKLFASETAMFCAHHAVQIHGGMGYSKELPVERYFRDAKITEIYEGTSEIQRMVIARMETGLR; encoded by the coding sequence ATGGCCGTTTCCCCCAGCTACATCACCGAAGAGCACGAGATGCTGCGTCAAGCAGCCCGTGACTTTGCCCAGAAAGAGATCGTGCCTATTGCCGCTGAGCACGACGAAAGCGGCGAGTTCCCGCTGGCCACCATCCGCAAGATGGGCCAGATGGGCTTCATGGGCATCGAAGTGCCGGAGGATTATGGCGGCGCGGGCATGGACACCCTGGCCTATGTGCTGGCGCTGGAGGAGATCTGCAAGGCAGATGCCGCCCACGGCACGGTGATGTCGGTCAACAACTCCTTGTTCTGCCACGGCATCATGAAGTTCGGCACCGAGGAGCAAAAGCAGAAATATGTGCGCGGCGTAGCCACCGGCGAGAAAATCGGCGCCTATTCGCTCACCGAGCCCATGTCCGGCTCGGATGCGGCCACCATGCGCAGCCGCGCCGTCAAAGACGGCGACCACTACGTCATCAATGGCCGCAAGAGTTGGGTCACCAGCGCCCCGGTGGCCGATTACATTCTGCTCTTCACCATGACCGATCCCGATAAGGGCGCCAAAGGCATCAGCGCCTTTCTGGTGGATACAGACCAGCCCGGTTTCACGCGTGGCAAAGCTGAGCCCAAGCTCGGCATCCGCGCCTCGGCCACCAGCGAGATCGTCTTCGATAACTACCGTGCACCTGCCAGCAGCCTGCTGGGCAAAGAGGGCGACGGCTTCAAGATCGCCATGACCGTGCTGGATGCCGGCCGCATCGGTATCGCCGCCCAGGCGCTGGGCATCGCCGAAGCCGCCTACGAGGCCAGTGTGGCCTATGTGCGCGAGCGCGAAGCTTTCGGCGCCAAGATCGGCGAGTTCCAGGGCACCAGTTTCAAGATCGCCGACATGAAGACCCGTATCGAGGCGGCCCGCGGCCTGATCCACAATGCCGCCCTCGCAAAGGAACACAGCAAAGAAAGCGGCGGGCGCTACACGCTGGAAGCTTCGATGGCCAAGCTGTTCGCCTCCGAAACGGCCATGTTCTGCGCCCACCACGCCGTGCAGATCCACGGCGGGATGGGCTACAGCAAAGAACTGCCGGTCGAGCGCTACTTCCGTGACGCCAAGATCACCGAGATCTATGAAGGCACCAGCGAGATCCAACGCATGGTCATCGCCCGCATGGAAACCGGTCTGCGCTAG
- a CDS encoding aspartyl/glutamyl-tRNA amidotransferase subunit A gives MHLADLSAHQLAELIRKKEISAVEATEAALERIRAVDGEPGRLDGPRGDVEKVHAFITVSEEQARTQAKAVDERLAKGEVPGPLAGVPYTVKDIFAVKDVLSTAASRILSNFVAPYTATPVERMNAAGAVMLGKVNLDEFTYGSSNESSAYQPAPRNPWDPTRVPGGSSGGSAAAVAAGEGALSLGTDTAGSIRQPAAFCGVVGMKPTYGRVSRYGLIAFGSSLDCPGPVARTVRDTAMMMNVIAGPDKHDSTAAATPVADYTAALEEGVKGMRIGLSSDYDKITFFNHETGEMDSQPLPKEIADAVLRAADKLSDAGARIVEGVPMPHTRYGIPAYFVISRVEAASNLHRFDGVKYGHRTALKPKDLRDLYRKTRAEGFGPQPKLRILMGMYVSAAQYSEQYYHRALQVRSLIRGDFDAAFDGNGAHKLDALLTATTPTPAFPVGDIYGDSVLMQYADQLTVPANHAGVPAISLPAGLSSERLPLGVQLIGPDFSEATLLRTARAFEAATEGEAWRAERPAVLAGV, from the coding sequence ATGCACCTGGCTGACCTATCAGCCCACCAACTTGCTGAGCTGATCCGTAAGAAGGAGATCTCGGCCGTGGAAGCGACTGAAGCGGCGCTGGAGCGCATCCGCGCCGTCGACGGCGAACCCGGTCGCCTGGATGGCCCGCGGGGTGATGTGGAGAAGGTGCATGCCTTCATCACCGTGAGCGAAGAGCAGGCACGCACCCAGGCCAAAGCTGTAGATGAGCGCCTTGCCAAGGGCGAAGTGCCGGGGCCGCTGGCCGGCGTACCCTATACGGTCAAGGATATTTTCGCGGTCAAGGACGTGCTCAGCACGGCCGCCTCGCGCATTCTTTCGAACTTTGTGGCCCCGTACACTGCGACCCCGGTTGAGCGCATGAACGCCGCCGGAGCGGTGATGCTCGGCAAGGTCAATCTTGACGAATTCACATATGGCTCGTCCAACGAGTCGTCCGCATACCAACCCGCCCCGCGCAACCCGTGGGACCCGACCCGCGTACCCGGCGGAAGCAGCGGCGGCAGCGCCGCCGCGGTGGCGGCCGGCGAGGGCGCGCTGTCGCTCGGCACGGATACGGCTGGCTCCATCCGCCAACCCGCCGCATTCTGTGGCGTGGTGGGCATGAAGCCTACCTATGGGCGTGTCTCGCGCTATGGGCTGATCGCGTTCGGCTCCTCGTTGGATTGCCCTGGCCCGGTGGCGCGCACCGTGCGCGATACGGCCATGATGATGAACGTCATCGCCGGGCCGGATAAGCACGATAGCACCGCGGCGGCCACGCCCGTGGCGGACTACACAGCCGCGCTGGAAGAAGGCGTCAAGGGCATGCGCATCGGCCTCTCGTCGGATTATGACAAGATCACCTTTTTCAATCACGAGACGGGCGAGATGGACAGCCAGCCGCTGCCAAAGGAGATCGCCGATGCGGTGCTGCGGGCGGCCGACAAGCTTTCGGACGCCGGAGCGCGCATCGTGGAAGGTGTGCCTATGCCGCACACCCGCTACGGCATCCCCGCCTATTTTGTGATCTCGCGTGTGGAAGCGGCTTCCAATCTGCATCGTTTCGATGGCGTCAAGTACGGCCACCGCACCGCGCTCAAGCCAAAAGATCTACGTGACCTGTACCGCAAGACGCGCGCCGAGGGGTTTGGCCCGCAGCCCAAACTGCGTATTTTGATGGGCATGTATGTGAGCGCGGCACAATACAGTGAGCAGTATTACCATCGCGCCCTGCAAGTGCGCTCGCTCATTCGCGGCGATTTTGACGCCGCGTTCGACGGCAACGGCGCCCACAAGCTGGACGCGCTGCTGACCGCCACCACGCCCACGCCAGCTTTCCCGGTGGGCGATATCTACGGCGACTCGGTGCTGATGCAGTATGCCGACCAGCTGACCGTGCCGGCCAACCACGCCGGCGTACCGGCGATCTCGCTGCCGGCGGGGCTCAGCAGTGAGCGTCTGCCGCTGGGCGTGCAACTTATCGGGCCGGATTTCTCGGAGGCGACGCTGCTGCGCACCGCGCGGGCCTTTGAGGCAGCCACGGAAGGCGAGGCCTGGCGGGCTGAGCGGCCAGCGGTGCTAGCGGGAGTGTAG
- a CDS encoding DNA alkylation repair protein has protein sequence MSAKSQAIIKQLRALGTDKNLAGMARFGIATDKAFGVPHPALHAIAKQHRKDHSLALELWASGYHEARLLAAFVDDPKQVTKAQMDAWVRDFHSWDICDTVTGHLFEPTPYAFDKAYQWTRAKREFVRRAGLAMMAWLAVHRKREPEETFLGFFPAIEAVADDERNFVKKASSWALRQLGKRSKFLNKHAVASAKRLGTLDSKAARWVAADVLREINSEKVQARLS, from the coding sequence ATGAGCGCCAAATCACAAGCCATCATCAAGCAACTTAGAGCCTTGGGGACGGACAAGAACCTGGCAGGGATGGCGCGCTTTGGGATTGCGACCGACAAAGCCTTCGGCGTGCCGCATCCGGCGCTACACGCCATCGCCAAGCAGCACCGCAAGGACCATTCGCTGGCGCTGGAGCTGTGGGCTAGCGGCTACCACGAGGCGCGCCTGCTGGCCGCGTTTGTGGACGACCCCAAGCAGGTCACCAAAGCTCAGATGGATGCCTGGGTGCGTGATTTTCATTCATGGGATATTTGCGACACGGTGACCGGGCATCTGTTTGAGCCCACGCCGTATGCGTTCGACAAGGCGTATCAATGGACGCGCGCCAAACGCGAATTTGTGCGCCGCGCCGGCCTGGCGATGATGGCCTGGCTGGCGGTGCACCGCAAGCGCGAGCCGGAGGAAACCTTCCTGGGCTTTTTCCCGGCCATCGAGGCGGTGGCTGACGATGAGCGTAATTTTGTGAAGAAGGCCAGCAGTTGGGCGCTGCGCCAGTTGGGCAAGCGCAGCAAGTTTCTCAACAAGCACGCCGTTGCGTCAGCCAAGCGGTTAGGCACGCTGGATAGCAAAGCAGCGCGCTGGGTGGCGGCGGATGTGCTGCGCGAGATCAACAGCGAGAAAGTGCAAGCGCGCTTGTCCTAG